A genomic stretch from Coffea arabica cultivar ET-39 chromosome 10c, Coffea Arabica ET-39 HiFi, whole genome shotgun sequence includes:
- the LOC113715002 gene encoding uncharacterized protein: MKPTRSRSRKALAIGAEQSNVAQQEGISEGQESPRTQPANEEAITRMAEFVTENPNIFEELGRYFKRQGKQKAESSKRKSDGSPEVSSEEESDGRRLSRSASKKAFSKATSKVASLTRSLSRGLLGRRPEEPRPTERAGVDYQRAPPFTDDINEERLPPNFKLPSIPSYDGRGDPEDHIHAFISAFRLYCIPDPVICRAFPVFLQGTARKWFWGLEPRSISTLGELVEKFLHRFVSSRPTTRTSAYLLNMQQNPGESLRSYVQRFHEESVQIPNPNEQVTIAAFTHGLVAGVFNTGIHKKYPRSLHELWLKVEKGIQAEDLNRMKKEVQAARPRTDARRGKEPSRSESGTGTGFQSPGRDRRSVFDRISKGKSHIPESELTPLNTSRSRVLSVMEQNNLGRAPPKMFGNKDKRNSNLYCLYHRDIGHETEDCNDLKKEIENLIRQGHLKQFIRRSGGQPRNEPRRDHRGDPRRDERRTSRSSCRPPEDPRETKRPPRDGSPGHGLGYGSNIAGVINTIAGGPTGGDSQNSRKRTYRQTNPDQAETSARLSEVITYGPSDPVPAASSSHEALVIEVLANNYIVKKVYIDSGSSVDVMYLRTFESLKLARECMTPVRTPLVRFGGHIVHPEGMVTLTVTIGRHPRSRTIPVNFAVVKADSPYNLLLGRPTLNALRAVYSTYHLSFKFPTSAGVAEVSSDVCAARECYLATLQAASPSTSGARSEKRSNILSIDSIDPQRAEKIPRLETGDEVEELPLDPTKPDQTVRVGTRLPDPVKRGMTDLLRKYRDVFTLAAEEVRGVPHHLMIHELNVDPQVRPVKQKRRHLGPERSRAVGEEVDKLLPAKIIREVQYPTWLSNPVMVKKDTGTWRMCVDFTDLNKACPKDCYPLPKVDTLVDSAMGYEVLCFFDAFKGYHQIGMSPEDQEKTAFYTDKGTYCYTTMPFGLKNAGATYQRLVNQAFKSQIGRTV; encoded by the coding sequence ATGAAGCCTACGCGTTCTAGGAGCAGGAAAGCTCTCGCTATTGGGGCTGAGCAGAGTAATGTAGCTCAGCAAGAAGGTATCTCTGAAGGGCAGGAATCCCCAAGGACCCAGCCCGCAAACGAAGAAGCCATAACCCGCATGGCCGAGTTTGTGACCGAGAATCCTAACATTTTCGAGGAGTTAGGGAGGTATTTCAAGAGACAAGGCAAGCAAAAGGCCGAGTCCTCTAAAAGGAAGTCGGACGGATCCCCTGAAGTTTCGTCTGAAGAAGAGTCCGATGGGAGACGCTTGAGCCGAAGTGCGTCGAAGAAAGCATTCTCCAAGGCCACCTCTAAGGTAGCCTCCCTGACCAGGTCTCTATCAAGAGGGCTTTTGGGCCGACGACCTGAGGAACCTCGGCCCACTGAGAGAGCCGGGGTGGATTACCAGAGGGCTCCACCCTTCACCGATGACATCAACGAGGAGAGACTCCCTCCCAACTTCAAGCTTCCCTCGATACCGTCTTATGACGGCCGAGGTGATCCGGAAGACCACATTCATGCCTTCATCTCGGCCTTCCGCCTATATTGCATCCCTGATCCCGTCATATGCCGGGCTTTCCCGGTATTCCTCCAGGGAACAGCTCGAAAATGGTTCTGGGGTCTAGAACCTAGGAGCATTTCAACCCTGGGGGAATTAGTGGAGAAGTTTCTTCACCGTTTTGTTTCCTCCCGACCGACGACCCGGACCTCGGCTTATCTGTTGAACATGCAGCAGAACCCGGGGGAATCACTTCGGTCGTATGTCCAGAGGTTCCACGAAGAAAGCGTGCAGATACCTAACCCTAATGAGCAGGTCACCATTGCCGCTTTCACCCACGGGCTCGTTGCCGGGGTATTCAACACGGGGATCCATAAGAAGTATCCCCGTTCACTTCACGAATTATGGTTGAAGGTCGAGAAGGGCATACAGGCCGAGGACCTCAACCGTATGAAAAAAGAAGTCCAAGCTGCTCGCCCGAGGACTGACGCCCGAAGAGGGAAGGAGCCTAGCCGAAGTGAATCGGGGACAGGAACTGGCTTCCAGAGTCCCGGCCGAGATCGCCGGAGTGTGTTCGACAGGATCTCAAAGGGAAAGTCACATATTCCTGAATCCGAACTGACTCCCTTAAACACTTCCCGATCTCGCGTACTGTCTGTAATGGAGCAGAACAACCTCGGGAGGGCCCCTCCCAAGATGTTCGGCAACAAAGACAAGAGGAACTCGAACCTCTACTGCCTGTACCACCGGGACATCGGGCACGAAACTGAGGACTGCAACGATCTCAAAAAAGAGATCGAGAACCTCATCAGACAGGGCCACCTGAAGCAGTTCATCCGCCGAAGTGGCGGACAGCCACGAAATGAACCCCGACGTGACCACCGGGGTGACCCACGCCGGGATGAAAGGCGGACATCAAGAAGCAGTTGTAGGCCCCCGGAAGATCCTAGGGAGACAAAAAGGCCTCCCCGAGACGGATCCCCAGGCCATGGGCTGGGGTATGGATCCAACATTGCCGGGGTCATCAACACAATTGCTGGAGGTCCGACGGGAGGAGACAGTCAGAACTCCCGAAAGAGGACCTACAGGCAAACCAACCCGGATCAGGCCGAGACAAGTGCTCGCCTATCCGAGGTGATCACTTACGGGCCTAGTGATCCAGTCCCGGCTGCCTCCAGCAGTCACGAGGCCTTGGTGATCGAGGTTCTCGCCAATAACTACATCGTGAAAAAGGTCTACATTGACTCGGGGAGCTCCGTTGACGTCATGTACCTCCGCACCTTTGAAAGCCTTAAACTGGCCAGGGAGTGCATGACCCCGGTGAGAACCCCTCTTGTCAGGTTCGGGGGACACATTGTGCACCCCGAAGGGATGGTGACTTTGACGGTGACTATAGGGCGTCACCCCCGCAGCAGAACCATTCCCGTCAATTTCGCAGTAGTCAAAGCTGACTCCCCGTATAACTTACTACTCGGCCGACCTACACTTAATGCTTTGCGGGCAGTGTACTCCACCTACCACTTAAGCTTCAAGTTTCCTACTTCTGCGGGGGTGGCCGAGGTCAGCAGCGATGTCTGCGCTGCCCGAGAATGTTACCTCGCCACTCTGCAAGCAGCCTCCCCATCAACCTCCGGGGCAAGGTCCGAGAAGAGGTCAAATATCCTCTCAATAGATAGCATTGATCCTCAGCGAGCTGAGAAGATCCCAAGGCTGGAGACTGGGGATGAGGTGGAAGAACTCCCTCTGGACCCCACGAAGCCTGATCAGACAGTTCGCGTTGGTACCCGACTGCCCGATCCTGTTAAAAGAGGCATGACAGACCTCCTCAGAAAGTACCGGGACGTCTTCACGTTGGCCGCGGAGGAGGTTCGAGGAGTTCCGCATCACCTCATGATACATGAGCTGAATGTCGATCCCCAAGTCCGCCCGGTCAAACAAAAAAGGAGGCACCTCGGCCCTGAGCGTAGCCGAGCTGTGGGCGAAGAAGTGGATAAGCTCCTCCCTGCAAAGATCATCCGGGAGGTCCAATATCCGACCTGGTTGTCCAACCCGGTCATGGTGAAGAAGGACACCGGGACCTGGAGAATGTGCGTCGACTTCACCGACCTCAACAAGGCTTGCCCCAAGGATTGCTACCCATTGCCTAAGGTCGACACTTTGGTAGACTCGGCAATGGGATATGAAGTCCTCTGCTTTTTTGACGCTTTTAAAGGGTACCACCAGATCGGGATGAGTCCGGAGGATCAGGAAAAGACCGCCTTCTACACTGACAAAGGCACATATTGCTACACCACCATGCCTTTCGGACTAAAGAACGCCGGGGCCACATATCAACGCTTGGTCAACCAAGCCTTTAAATCTCAAATCGGTCGGACTGTCTAG
- the LOC113714544 gene encoding 70 kDa peptidyl-prolyl isomerase-like isoform X2 → MVEFSKLNAADFVGEDDELDEEPGEVIESAPPLQVGEEREINSLGLTKKLLKRGIGWETPEFGDEVTVHYVGKLADGAEFVSTRDRDKPLIFNLGQGQVISGLNHGIITMTKGEAALFRMPSELAYGVEGMDGVPPNSSVQFEVELISWITVVDVCKDGGIIKKIIEKGEMMGPPGELDEVRVKYTATIDDGAIVAKTPEDGLEFYVKEGHLCPALPKAVKTMKKREKVNLVVQPHYAFGDDKKDSNTSFRSFPQSSVLRIDLELVSFKPVVDVTGDSKVLKKILKEGEGFVTADEGASVTVRYTAMLEDGTVFDKRGLDGTDAMEFVTDEEQVIAGLDRAVMTMKKGEHGLLTIKPEYGFGNAEVKQDLAIIPPISTILYEVEILDFIKEKAPWEMNDQEKIEACKRKKDEGNLLFKNGKYRRAGKKYDKALDFVSGDIPFGDDDLKLVESLRVSCWLNTAACCLKLLDFHRAVNLCSKVLDVESSNVKALYRRAQAYMETADLHLAELDIKKALETEPQNREVKLLQKSLKQLRAESNKSDAQIYTTMFSRMTKDGSTATKRLKIDNVENNNKPLEEVIAMELEKTARMYS, encoded by the exons ATGGTCGAATTTTCGAAACTTAACGCGGCAGATTTCGTAGGCGAAGACGACGAGCTAGACGAAGAACCAGGCGAGGTCATCGAGTCGGCGCCACCTCTCCAAGTCGGCGAGGAGAGAGAAATCAATTCCTTAGGTCTTACAAAGAAGCTCCTAAAACGGGGCATTGGTTGGGAGACCCCTGAATTTGGGGATGAAGTCACTG TTCATTACGTGGGTAAGCTTGCTGATGGCGCGGAGTTTGTATCAACGAGGGACAGAGACAAACCTTTAATTTTTAATCTTGGACAAG GCCAAGTGATTTCGGGACTAAATCATGGGATTATCACGATGACGAAAGGAGAAGCAGCATTGTTCAGAATGCCTTCAGAGTTGGCATATGGAGTGGAGGGCATGGATGGTGTTCCACCAAATTCTTCTGTTCAGTTTGAAGTAGAACTCATCTCGTGGATCACCGTGGTCGATGTTTGCAAGGATGGaggaattattaaaaaaataattgagaagGGGGAAATGATGGGACCTCCTGGAGAATTGGATGAAGTTCGAG TAAAGTATACTGCAACAATAGATGATGGTGCCATTGTTGCAAAAACTCCTGAAGACGGACTGGAGTTCTATGTTAAAGAGG GTCACCTTTGTCCTGCATTACCAAAAGCAGTCAAAACCATGAAGAAGCGGGAGAAAGTAAATTTAGTTGTTCAGCCTCACT ATGCCTTCGGAGATGATAAAAAGGATTCCAATACTAGCTTTCGTTCCTTCCCTCAGAGTTCTGTTCTGAGGATtgatttggagttggtgtcCTTCAAGCCTGTAGTGGATGTCACTGGTGATTCGAAAGTTCTGAAGAAAATCTTGAAAGAGGGGGAAGGTTTTGTCACTGCAGATGAAGGTGCTTCTGTTACTG TTAGGTATACTGCTATGCTGGAGGATGGTACTGTGTTTGACAAAAGAGGTCTTGATGGAACGGATGCAATGGAGTTTGTTACAGATGAAG AACAAGTGATTGCTGGGTTAGATCGAGCAGTGATGACAATGAAGAAGGGTGAACATGGGCTGCTGACAATAAAACCTGAATATGGATTTGGAAATGCTGAAGTGAAGCAGGATCTTGCAATAATTCCTCCAATCTCTACCATACTCTATGAAGTTGAAATATTAGATTTCATAAAG GAGAAGGCGCCATGGGAAATGAATGATCAGGAGAAGATAGAGGCCTGTAAGAGGAAAAAAGATGAAGGCAATTTACTCTTTAAAAATGGAAAGTACCGTAGAGCTGGAAAGAAATATGATAAG GCTTTGGACTTTGTCAGTGGAGATATACCATTTGGTGATGATGATCTAAAGCTGGTCGAGTCATTAAGAGTCTCATGTTGGTTGAATACTGCTGCTTGTTGTCTCAAACTACTTGACTTCCACAGAGCTGTAAATTTATGCTCAAAG GTCCTTGATGTTGAGTCCTCCAATGTGAAAGCTTTATACAGGCGAGCTCAAGCTTATATGGAAACCGCTGATTTACACTTGGCTGAATTGGACATCAAGAAAGCACTGGAAACTGAACCTCAGAACAG GGAAGTGAAGCTGCTACAGAAGAGTTTGAAACAACTGCGAGCTGAGAGCAACAAGAGTGACGCACAAATCTATACAACCATGTTTTCCCGCATGACAAAGGATGGATCTACAGCAACAAAG CGATTGAAAATTGACAATGTGGAGAACAACAATAAGCCATTGGAGGAGGTCATAGCAATGGAATTGGAAAAGACTGCT AGGATGTACAGCTAG
- the LOC113714544 gene encoding 70 kDa peptidyl-prolyl isomerase-like isoform X3, producing MVEFSKLNAADFVGEDDELDEEPGEVIESAPPLQVGEEREINSLGLTKKLLKRGIGWETPEFGDEVTVHYVGKLADGAEFVSTRDRDKPLIFNLGQGQVISGLNHGIITMTKGEAALFRMPSELAYGVEGMDGVPPNSSVQFEVELISWITVVDVCKDGGIIKKIIEKGEMMGPPGELDEVRVKYTATIDDGAIVAKTPEDGLEFYVKEGHLCPALPKAVKTMKKREKVNLVVQPHYAFGDDKKDSNTSFRSFPQSSVLRIDLELVSFKPVVDVTGDSKVLKKILKEGEGFVTADEGASVTVRYTAMLEDGTVFDKRGLDGTDAMEFVTDEEQVIAGLDRAVMTMKKGEHGLLTIKPEYGFGNAEVKQDLAIIPPISTILYEVEILDFIKALDFVSGDIPFGDDDLKLVESLRVSCWLNTAACCLKLLDFHRAVNLCSKVLDVESSNVKALYRRAQAYMETADLHLAELDIKKALETEPQNREVKLLQKSLKQLRAESNKSDAQIYTTMFSRMTKDGSTATKRLKIDNVENNNKPLEEVIAMELEKTAVSSQPPDEGVAVDSSS from the exons ATGGTCGAATTTTCGAAACTTAACGCGGCAGATTTCGTAGGCGAAGACGACGAGCTAGACGAAGAACCAGGCGAGGTCATCGAGTCGGCGCCACCTCTCCAAGTCGGCGAGGAGAGAGAAATCAATTCCTTAGGTCTTACAAAGAAGCTCCTAAAACGGGGCATTGGTTGGGAGACCCCTGAATTTGGGGATGAAGTCACTG TTCATTACGTGGGTAAGCTTGCTGATGGCGCGGAGTTTGTATCAACGAGGGACAGAGACAAACCTTTAATTTTTAATCTTGGACAAG GCCAAGTGATTTCGGGACTAAATCATGGGATTATCACGATGACGAAAGGAGAAGCAGCATTGTTCAGAATGCCTTCAGAGTTGGCATATGGAGTGGAGGGCATGGATGGTGTTCCACCAAATTCTTCTGTTCAGTTTGAAGTAGAACTCATCTCGTGGATCACCGTGGTCGATGTTTGCAAGGATGGaggaattattaaaaaaataattgagaagGGGGAAATGATGGGACCTCCTGGAGAATTGGATGAAGTTCGAG TAAAGTATACTGCAACAATAGATGATGGTGCCATTGTTGCAAAAACTCCTGAAGACGGACTGGAGTTCTATGTTAAAGAGG GTCACCTTTGTCCTGCATTACCAAAAGCAGTCAAAACCATGAAGAAGCGGGAGAAAGTAAATTTAGTTGTTCAGCCTCACT ATGCCTTCGGAGATGATAAAAAGGATTCCAATACTAGCTTTCGTTCCTTCCCTCAGAGTTCTGTTCTGAGGATtgatttggagttggtgtcCTTCAAGCCTGTAGTGGATGTCACTGGTGATTCGAAAGTTCTGAAGAAAATCTTGAAAGAGGGGGAAGGTTTTGTCACTGCAGATGAAGGTGCTTCTGTTACTG TTAGGTATACTGCTATGCTGGAGGATGGTACTGTGTTTGACAAAAGAGGTCTTGATGGAACGGATGCAATGGAGTTTGTTACAGATGAAG AACAAGTGATTGCTGGGTTAGATCGAGCAGTGATGACAATGAAGAAGGGTGAACATGGGCTGCTGACAATAAAACCTGAATATGGATTTGGAAATGCTGAAGTGAAGCAGGATCTTGCAATAATTCCTCCAATCTCTACCATACTCTATGAAGTTGAAATATTAGATTTCATAAAG GCTTTGGACTTTGTCAGTGGAGATATACCATTTGGTGATGATGATCTAAAGCTGGTCGAGTCATTAAGAGTCTCATGTTGGTTGAATACTGCTGCTTGTTGTCTCAAACTACTTGACTTCCACAGAGCTGTAAATTTATGCTCAAAG GTCCTTGATGTTGAGTCCTCCAATGTGAAAGCTTTATACAGGCGAGCTCAAGCTTATATGGAAACCGCTGATTTACACTTGGCTGAATTGGACATCAAGAAAGCACTGGAAACTGAACCTCAGAACAG GGAAGTGAAGCTGCTACAGAAGAGTTTGAAACAACTGCGAGCTGAGAGCAACAAGAGTGACGCACAAATCTATACAACCATGTTTTCCCGCATGACAAAGGATGGATCTACAGCAACAAAG CGATTGAAAATTGACAATGTGGAGAACAACAATAAGCCATTGGAGGAGGTCATAGCAATGGAATTGGAAAAGACTGCTGTGAGTTCACAGCCTCCTGATGAGGGAGTGGCGgttgattcttcttcttga
- the LOC113714544 gene encoding 70 kDa peptidyl-prolyl isomerase-like isoform X1 has protein sequence MVEFSKLNAADFVGEDDELDEEPGEVIESAPPLQVGEEREINSLGLTKKLLKRGIGWETPEFGDEVTVHYVGKLADGAEFVSTRDRDKPLIFNLGQGQVISGLNHGIITMTKGEAALFRMPSELAYGVEGMDGVPPNSSVQFEVELISWITVVDVCKDGGIIKKIIEKGEMMGPPGELDEVRVKYTATIDDGAIVAKTPEDGLEFYVKEGHLCPALPKAVKTMKKREKVNLVVQPHYAFGDDKKDSNTSFRSFPQSSVLRIDLELVSFKPVVDVTGDSKVLKKILKEGEGFVTADEGASVTVRYTAMLEDGTVFDKRGLDGTDAMEFVTDEEQVIAGLDRAVMTMKKGEHGLLTIKPEYGFGNAEVKQDLAIIPPISTILYEVEILDFIKEKAPWEMNDQEKIEACKRKKDEGNLLFKNGKYRRAGKKYDKALDFVSGDIPFGDDDLKLVESLRVSCWLNTAACCLKLLDFHRAVNLCSKVLDVESSNVKALYRRAQAYMETADLHLAELDIKKALETEPQNREVKLLQKSLKQLRAESNKSDAQIYTTMFSRMTKDGSTATKRLKIDNVENNNKPLEEVIAMELEKTAVSSQPPDEGVAVDSSS, from the exons ATGGTCGAATTTTCGAAACTTAACGCGGCAGATTTCGTAGGCGAAGACGACGAGCTAGACGAAGAACCAGGCGAGGTCATCGAGTCGGCGCCACCTCTCCAAGTCGGCGAGGAGAGAGAAATCAATTCCTTAGGTCTTACAAAGAAGCTCCTAAAACGGGGCATTGGTTGGGAGACCCCTGAATTTGGGGATGAAGTCACTG TTCATTACGTGGGTAAGCTTGCTGATGGCGCGGAGTTTGTATCAACGAGGGACAGAGACAAACCTTTAATTTTTAATCTTGGACAAG GCCAAGTGATTTCGGGACTAAATCATGGGATTATCACGATGACGAAAGGAGAAGCAGCATTGTTCAGAATGCCTTCAGAGTTGGCATATGGAGTGGAGGGCATGGATGGTGTTCCACCAAATTCTTCTGTTCAGTTTGAAGTAGAACTCATCTCGTGGATCACCGTGGTCGATGTTTGCAAGGATGGaggaattattaaaaaaataattgagaagGGGGAAATGATGGGACCTCCTGGAGAATTGGATGAAGTTCGAG TAAAGTATACTGCAACAATAGATGATGGTGCCATTGTTGCAAAAACTCCTGAAGACGGACTGGAGTTCTATGTTAAAGAGG GTCACCTTTGTCCTGCATTACCAAAAGCAGTCAAAACCATGAAGAAGCGGGAGAAAGTAAATTTAGTTGTTCAGCCTCACT ATGCCTTCGGAGATGATAAAAAGGATTCCAATACTAGCTTTCGTTCCTTCCCTCAGAGTTCTGTTCTGAGGATtgatttggagttggtgtcCTTCAAGCCTGTAGTGGATGTCACTGGTGATTCGAAAGTTCTGAAGAAAATCTTGAAAGAGGGGGAAGGTTTTGTCACTGCAGATGAAGGTGCTTCTGTTACTG TTAGGTATACTGCTATGCTGGAGGATGGTACTGTGTTTGACAAAAGAGGTCTTGATGGAACGGATGCAATGGAGTTTGTTACAGATGAAG AACAAGTGATTGCTGGGTTAGATCGAGCAGTGATGACAATGAAGAAGGGTGAACATGGGCTGCTGACAATAAAACCTGAATATGGATTTGGAAATGCTGAAGTGAAGCAGGATCTTGCAATAATTCCTCCAATCTCTACCATACTCTATGAAGTTGAAATATTAGATTTCATAAAG GAGAAGGCGCCATGGGAAATGAATGATCAGGAGAAGATAGAGGCCTGTAAGAGGAAAAAAGATGAAGGCAATTTACTCTTTAAAAATGGAAAGTACCGTAGAGCTGGAAAGAAATATGATAAG GCTTTGGACTTTGTCAGTGGAGATATACCATTTGGTGATGATGATCTAAAGCTGGTCGAGTCATTAAGAGTCTCATGTTGGTTGAATACTGCTGCTTGTTGTCTCAAACTACTTGACTTCCACAGAGCTGTAAATTTATGCTCAAAG GTCCTTGATGTTGAGTCCTCCAATGTGAAAGCTTTATACAGGCGAGCTCAAGCTTATATGGAAACCGCTGATTTACACTTGGCTGAATTGGACATCAAGAAAGCACTGGAAACTGAACCTCAGAACAG GGAAGTGAAGCTGCTACAGAAGAGTTTGAAACAACTGCGAGCTGAGAGCAACAAGAGTGACGCACAAATCTATACAACCATGTTTTCCCGCATGACAAAGGATGGATCTACAGCAACAAAG CGATTGAAAATTGACAATGTGGAGAACAACAATAAGCCATTGGAGGAGGTCATAGCAATGGAATTGGAAAAGACTGCTGTGAGTTCACAGCCTCCTGATGAGGGAGTGGCGgttgattcttcttcttga
- the LOC113714544 gene encoding 70 kDa peptidyl-prolyl isomerase-like isoform X4: MTKGEAALFRMPSELAYGVEGMDGVPPNSSVQFEVELISWITVVDVCKDGGIIKKIIEKGEMMGPPGELDEVRVKYTATIDDGAIVAKTPEDGLEFYVKEGHLCPALPKAVKTMKKREKVNLVVQPHYAFGDDKKDSNTSFRSFPQSSVLRIDLELVSFKPVVDVTGDSKVLKKILKEGEGFVTADEGASVTVRYTAMLEDGTVFDKRGLDGTDAMEFVTDEEQVIAGLDRAVMTMKKGEHGLLTIKPEYGFGNAEVKQDLAIIPPISTILYEVEILDFIKEKAPWEMNDQEKIEACKRKKDEGNLLFKNGKYRRAGKKYDKALDFVSGDIPFGDDDLKLVESLRVSCWLNTAACCLKLLDFHRAVNLCSKVLDVESSNVKALYRRAQAYMETADLHLAELDIKKALETEPQNREVKLLQKSLKQLRAESNKSDAQIYTTMFSRMTKDGSTATKRLKIDNVENNNKPLEEVIAMELEKTAVSSQPPDEGVAVDSSS; the protein is encoded by the exons ATGACGAAAGGAGAAGCAGCATTGTTCAGAATGCCTTCAGAGTTGGCATATGGAGTGGAGGGCATGGATGGTGTTCCACCAAATTCTTCTGTTCAGTTTGAAGTAGAACTCATCTCGTGGATCACCGTGGTCGATGTTTGCAAGGATGGaggaattattaaaaaaataattgagaagGGGGAAATGATGGGACCTCCTGGAGAATTGGATGAAGTTCGAG TAAAGTATACTGCAACAATAGATGATGGTGCCATTGTTGCAAAAACTCCTGAAGACGGACTGGAGTTCTATGTTAAAGAGG GTCACCTTTGTCCTGCATTACCAAAAGCAGTCAAAACCATGAAGAAGCGGGAGAAAGTAAATTTAGTTGTTCAGCCTCACT ATGCCTTCGGAGATGATAAAAAGGATTCCAATACTAGCTTTCGTTCCTTCCCTCAGAGTTCTGTTCTGAGGATtgatttggagttggtgtcCTTCAAGCCTGTAGTGGATGTCACTGGTGATTCGAAAGTTCTGAAGAAAATCTTGAAAGAGGGGGAAGGTTTTGTCACTGCAGATGAAGGTGCTTCTGTTACTG TTAGGTATACTGCTATGCTGGAGGATGGTACTGTGTTTGACAAAAGAGGTCTTGATGGAACGGATGCAATGGAGTTTGTTACAGATGAAG AACAAGTGATTGCTGGGTTAGATCGAGCAGTGATGACAATGAAGAAGGGTGAACATGGGCTGCTGACAATAAAACCTGAATATGGATTTGGAAATGCTGAAGTGAAGCAGGATCTTGCAATAATTCCTCCAATCTCTACCATACTCTATGAAGTTGAAATATTAGATTTCATAAAG GAGAAGGCGCCATGGGAAATGAATGATCAGGAGAAGATAGAGGCCTGTAAGAGGAAAAAAGATGAAGGCAATTTACTCTTTAAAAATGGAAAGTACCGTAGAGCTGGAAAGAAATATGATAAG GCTTTGGACTTTGTCAGTGGAGATATACCATTTGGTGATGATGATCTAAAGCTGGTCGAGTCATTAAGAGTCTCATGTTGGTTGAATACTGCTGCTTGTTGTCTCAAACTACTTGACTTCCACAGAGCTGTAAATTTATGCTCAAAG GTCCTTGATGTTGAGTCCTCCAATGTGAAAGCTTTATACAGGCGAGCTCAAGCTTATATGGAAACCGCTGATTTACACTTGGCTGAATTGGACATCAAGAAAGCACTGGAAACTGAACCTCAGAACAG GGAAGTGAAGCTGCTACAGAAGAGTTTGAAACAACTGCGAGCTGAGAGCAACAAGAGTGACGCACAAATCTATACAACCATGTTTTCCCGCATGACAAAGGATGGATCTACAGCAACAAAG CGATTGAAAATTGACAATGTGGAGAACAACAATAAGCCATTGGAGGAGGTCATAGCAATGGAATTGGAAAAGACTGCTGTGAGTTCACAGCCTCCTGATGAGGGAGTGGCGgttgattcttcttcttga